A DNA window from Zonotrichia albicollis isolate bZonAlb1 chromosome 2, bZonAlb1.hap1, whole genome shotgun sequence contains the following coding sequences:
- the LOC141728175 gene encoding trypsin-like, with translation MKCLLLLAFIGVAVAFPTFAEDDDDKIVGGYTCAENSVPYQVSLNSGYHFCGGSLISSQWVVSAAHCYKSRIQVQLGKHNLGLTESTQQFINSAKVIRHSGYSSYTLDNDIMLIKLATPATLSKAIQTIPLPTSCVAAGTTCLISGWGNTLSSGSNYPDELQCLKAPVLTDEQCSDAYPGQITKNMICVGYLEGGKDSCQGDSGGPVVCNGELQGIVSWGYGCAQRGLPGVYTKVCNYVSWIQSTIASN, from the exons ATGAAGTGCCTGCTGCTTCTGGCCTTTATTGGGGTGGCTG TTGCCTTCCCCACCTTTGCTGAAGACGATGATGACAAGATTGTGGGAGGCTACACCTGCGCAGAGAACTCTGTGCCCTATCAGGTGTCCCTGAATTCTGGATATCACTTCTGTGGAGGTTCCCTCATCAGCAGCCAGTGGGTCGTGTCAGCTGCTCACTGCTACAAATC TCGCATCCAAGTGCAGCTCGGGAAACACAACCTGGGGCTCACTGAATCCACACAGCAGTTTATCAACTCCGCTAAAGTCATCCGGCACTCTGGCTACAGTTCCTACACCCTGGACAACGACATCATGCTCATCAAGCTGGCCACCCCAGCCACGCTCAGCAAAGCTATCCAGACCATTCCTCTGCCTACCAGCTGCGTGGCCGCCGGCACCACCTGCCTGATCTCTGGCTGGGGCAACACtctcagcagtggct CTAACTACCCAGACGAGCTGCAGTGCCTGAAGGCTCCCGTCCTCACCGATGAGCAGTGCTCTGATGCCTACCCTGGGCAAATTACCAAGAATATGATTTGTGTCGGATACCTGGAGGGAGGAAAAGACTCCTGCCAG GGAGATTCCGGCGGTCCCGTGGTCTGCAATGGAGAGCTCCAGGGCATTGTCTCCTGGGGTTATGGATGTGCCCAGCGGGGCCTTCCCGGAGTTTACACCAAGGTTTGCAACTACGTCTCCTGGATCCAGTCCACCATTGCCTCCAACTGA